The Leifsonia sp. 1010 genome has a segment encoding these proteins:
- the hrpA gene encoding ATP-dependent RNA helicase HrpA — translation MSSTATLPRIVFPPELPVSRKRDDIARAIRDNQVVIVAGATGSGKTTQLPKIALELGRTSIGHTQPRRLAARTIAERIAEELGQSVGELVGYQVRFTDKVSKATKIKLMTDGILLNELRRDRMLRAYDTIIIDEAHERSLNIDFLLGYLKQLLPQRPDLKLIITSATIDPESFAQHFASADGTPAPIVEVSGRTYPVEIRYRPLVAEALDEDDDDPDPVPSADRDYLQGINDALDELAREAAGDVLVFLSGENEIRDAADAIRGRNLPGTEVLPLYGRLSSAEQHRVFQPSTLPGIRRRVVLATNVAETSLTVPGIKYVVDAGTARISRYSTRAKVQRLPIEAISQASANQRSGRSGRTSDGIAIRLYSEEDFAKRPEFTEPEILRTNLAAVILQMISLGLGDIAAFPFLTPPDSRGIKDGLDLLTELGAISTTKEGTKLTAVGRQLAQLPIDPRFARMVVESKRHGTSREVMAIVAGLTIQDPRERPVERRGSADEKHARFADPTSDFLTLLNLWNYLEEQQKQLSSSAFRRLCKAEFLNFLRVREWQDVYRQLRQLAKPLGLTIGEPSVNPDGIHRSLLAGLLSHIGLKDVRETGPAPKGAGKAPRSRQAEYLGARQTRFVIFPGSTLAKKQPNAVMSAELVETSRLFARMNAAIDPAWAEPIAGDLCKRQYSEPHWEKNQGSVVAYERATLFGVPIIPRRRVQYARIDRELSRELFIRHALVDGEWDSHQAFDRANRKLRAELRELEERTRRRDILNDDEAVFEFYDKRIPADVVSTRSFEGWWKKARQETPDLLTMTPEALLDEEAAEVDEDAFPPVWRQGDQQLTLRYRFEPGAEDDGVTVQVPLPLLAGLLPDGFDWQVPGLRHELVTALIKSLPKAIRRQVVPAADWAQRLLGELSGTAGMRAHEGERPAASLADTLAATISRLTGSRVSGSDFDLDRLPAHLRPTFQVVGERGRTLASGKDLGALQERLRSRARDSVAAVAEARTPNAIERTGLTTWDLDELPRFVDSTHTGPGGTKNVIRAYPALVDDGDSVSIRLMGTPAEQARAMPGGVRRLLLASIPSPVAYVQQHLTANEKLTLAASPYPNTKALFDDCLLAVIDSVLYRMKPDGQVFMRAEFEAVRDRVSGIVMDSMFETVALVTRILTAARTAEKAIAGVTALTYLAALNDAKGQLSGLVWAGKGVGFVSATGLEQLRHLPRYLAGITQRMQALPTNPGRDRAWQTQVETAVALYTDAGGRIPLAPGSPPSLVHARWMLEEFRVSLFAQSLGTAETVSLQRIRKVLAS, via the coding sequence ATGTCTTCGACCGCGACCCTCCCCCGCATCGTCTTCCCGCCCGAGCTGCCGGTCAGCCGGAAGCGGGACGATATCGCGCGCGCCATCCGCGACAATCAGGTCGTCATCGTCGCCGGCGCGACCGGGTCGGGCAAGACCACGCAGCTGCCGAAGATCGCGCTGGAGCTCGGCCGCACCAGCATCGGCCACACGCAGCCCCGCCGCCTCGCAGCGCGCACGATCGCGGAACGCATCGCGGAGGAGCTGGGGCAGTCCGTCGGCGAGCTGGTCGGCTACCAGGTCCGCTTCACCGACAAGGTGTCCAAGGCGACCAAGATCAAGCTGATGACCGACGGCATCCTGCTCAACGAGCTGCGCCGCGACCGCATGCTGCGGGCGTACGACACGATCATCATCGACGAGGCGCACGAGCGCAGCCTCAACATCGACTTCCTGCTGGGATACCTCAAGCAGCTGCTGCCGCAGCGTCCCGACCTCAAGCTCATCATCACCTCGGCGACCATCGACCCGGAGAGCTTCGCGCAGCACTTCGCCTCCGCGGACGGCACGCCGGCGCCGATCGTCGAGGTCTCCGGCCGCACCTACCCGGTCGAGATCCGCTACCGTCCGCTGGTCGCCGAAGCGCTGGACGAAGACGACGACGATCCGGACCCGGTCCCGTCGGCCGACCGCGACTACCTCCAGGGCATCAACGACGCGCTCGACGAGCTGGCGCGTGAGGCCGCAGGCGACGTGCTCGTATTCCTCTCCGGCGAGAACGAGATCCGGGATGCGGCCGACGCGATCCGTGGCCGCAATCTCCCCGGAACCGAGGTGCTGCCGCTGTACGGCCGCCTCTCCTCCGCCGAGCAGCACCGCGTCTTCCAGCCGTCGACCCTCCCCGGCATCCGGCGCCGCGTCGTGCTCGCCACGAACGTCGCCGAGACGAGCCTCACCGTCCCGGGCATCAAGTATGTGGTGGATGCGGGCACGGCACGGATCAGCCGGTACAGCACGCGGGCGAAGGTGCAGCGGCTCCCGATCGAGGCGATCTCGCAGGCCAGCGCCAACCAGCGTTCCGGCCGTTCCGGCCGCACCAGCGACGGCATCGCCATCCGGCTCTACTCCGAGGAGGACTTCGCCAAGCGGCCCGAGTTCACCGAGCCCGAGATCCTCCGCACCAACCTCGCCGCGGTGATCCTGCAGATGATCTCGCTCGGCCTCGGCGACATCGCGGCGTTCCCGTTCCTCACGCCGCCGGACTCGCGCGGCATCAAGGATGGCCTCGACCTGCTCACCGAGCTCGGCGCGATCTCGACGACGAAGGAGGGCACCAAGCTCACCGCCGTCGGACGCCAGCTCGCGCAGCTGCCGATCGACCCGCGGTTCGCCCGCATGGTCGTCGAGTCGAAACGCCACGGAACCTCACGCGAGGTGATGGCCATCGTCGCCGGGCTCACCATCCAGGATCCGCGCGAGCGACCCGTCGAGCGCCGCGGCAGTGCGGACGAGAAGCATGCGCGGTTCGCCGACCCGACCAGCGACTTCCTCACCCTCCTCAACCTCTGGAACTACCTCGAGGAACAGCAGAAGCAACTCTCGTCCAGCGCCTTCCGGCGGCTCTGCAAGGCCGAGTTTCTCAACTTCCTGCGGGTACGTGAGTGGCAGGACGTCTACCGCCAGCTGCGGCAGCTCGCCAAGCCGCTGGGGCTGACCATCGGCGAGCCGTCCGTGAACCCCGACGGCATCCACCGCTCGCTGCTCGCCGGGCTGCTCTCGCACATCGGGCTGAAGGATGTGCGCGAGACCGGTCCTGCGCCGAAGGGTGCGGGCAAGGCCCCGCGCAGCCGGCAGGCCGAGTATCTGGGCGCCCGCCAGACCCGGTTCGTGATCTTCCCCGGATCCACCCTCGCCAAGAAGCAGCCCAACGCGGTGATGAGCGCCGAGCTGGTGGAGACATCCCGGCTGTTCGCGCGGATGAACGCGGCCATCGACCCGGCGTGGGCCGAGCCCATCGCGGGAGACCTCTGCAAACGCCAGTACAGCGAGCCGCACTGGGAGAAGAACCAGGGCTCCGTCGTGGCCTATGAGCGCGCGACGCTGTTCGGCGTCCCGATCATCCCGCGCCGGCGCGTGCAGTATGCGCGGATCGACCGGGAGCTGTCGCGCGAGCTCTTCATCCGGCACGCCCTCGTCGACGGCGAATGGGACTCCCACCAGGCCTTCGACCGCGCCAACCGGAAGCTCCGGGCCGAGCTGCGCGAGCTGGAGGAGCGCACCCGCCGCCGCGACATCCTCAACGACGACGAGGCGGTCTTCGAGTTCTACGACAAGCGCATCCCCGCCGACGTGGTGTCGACGCGCTCGTTCGAGGGCTGGTGGAAGAAGGCCAGACAGGAGACGCCCGACCTCCTCACGATGACGCCGGAGGCGCTGCTCGACGAGGAGGCGGCCGAGGTCGACGAGGACGCCTTCCCGCCCGTCTGGCGGCAGGGCGACCAGCAGCTGACCCTGCGGTACCGGTTCGAGCCGGGTGCGGAGGACGACGGGGTGACCGTGCAGGTGCCGCTTCCGCTGCTCGCCGGGCTGCTCCCCGACGGCTTCGACTGGCAGGTGCCCGGGCTGCGCCACGAGCTCGTGACCGCGCTCATCAAGTCGCTGCCGAAGGCGATCCGGCGACAGGTCGTCCCGGCCGCGGACTGGGCGCAGCGGCTGCTCGGCGAGCTGTCCGGAACAGCCGGGATGCGCGCCCACGAGGGTGAGCGGCCCGCGGCCTCCCTCGCCGACACGCTCGCGGCGACGATCTCGCGGCTGACCGGATCCCGCGTCAGCGGCTCGGACTTCGACCTCGATCGCCTCCCCGCGCACCTCCGGCCGACCTTCCAGGTCGTCGGAGAGCGCGGACGCACGTTGGCCAGCGGGAAGGACCTCGGCGCGCTGCAGGAGCGGCTGCGCTCGCGGGCCCGCGACTCGGTCGCCGCCGTCGCGGAGGCGCGAACGCCGAACGCGATCGAACGCACCGGGCTGACGACGTGGGATCTCGACGAGCTCCCCCGCTTCGTCGACTCCACGCACACCGGCCCGGGCGGCACGAAGAACGTGATCCGCGCCTACCCGGCACTCGTCGATGACGGCGACTCCGTCAGCATCCGCCTGATGGGAACGCCCGCCGAGCAGGCCCGAGCGATGCCGGGCGGCGTGCGGCGGCTGCTGCTCGCCAGCATCCCCTCGCCCGTCGCCTATGTGCAGCAGCACCTCACGGCCAACGAGAAGCTCACGCTCGCCGCGAGCCCCTACCCCAACACCAAGGCGCTGTTCGACGACTGCCTGCTCGCGGTGATCGACTCGGTGCTGTACCGGATGAAGCCCGACGGCCAGGTGTTCATGCGCGCCGAGTTCGAGGCGGTGCGGGATCGGGTGTCCGGCATCGTGATGGACTCGATGTTTGAGACGGTCGCGCTCGTCACCCGCATCCTCACCGCTGCGCGCACTGCCGAGAAGGCGATCGCGGGCGTGACGGCGCTGACCTACCTGGCGGCGCTGAACGACGCGAAGGGGCAGCTCTCCGGGCTGGTGTGGGCCGGGAAGGGTGTCGGATTCGTGTCGGCGACAGGGCTCGAGCAGCTGCGACACCTGCCGCGGTACCTCGCCGGGATCACGCAGCGCATGCAGGCGCTGCCGACGAATCCCGGCCGCGACCGGGCCTGGCAGACGCAGGTGGAGACGGCGGTCGCGCTGTACACGGACGCGGGCGGCCGCATCCCGCTCGCGCCCGGCTCGCCGCCGTCGCTGGTGCACGCGCGGTGGATGCTGGAGGAGTTCCGCGTCTCGCTCTTCGCCCAGTCGCTGGGCACCGCCGAGACCGTCTCCCTGCAGCGCATCCGCAAAGTCCTCGCCTCCTGA
- a CDS encoding SDR family oxidoreductase — MDIDARSSRPVVFVTGASRPGSIGAAIARNQASLGWDVAFAFWDDYDAAMPWGAEANAHDEFADELRALGARALPVAVDLSHPESPALAVNRVRAGLGPIQAVVASHAHSVDSGLLDTTVDAFDAHFAVNTRGTWLLMKAFAEQFPSELSGLGRIIALTSDHTAHNLPYGASKGALDRIVKAAAVELGQRGITANLVNPGPIDTGWMTPDLAESLAAETALGRLGRPEDTADLVAFLLSESGGWINGQLLHSNGGFHLGV, encoded by the coding sequence ATGGACATCGACGCCCGCTCCTCCCGCCCCGTCGTCTTCGTGACCGGCGCCAGCCGGCCGGGGTCGATCGGGGCCGCCATCGCCCGCAACCAGGCCTCTCTCGGCTGGGATGTCGCGTTCGCGTTCTGGGATGACTACGACGCCGCGATGCCCTGGGGTGCGGAGGCGAACGCGCACGACGAGTTCGCCGACGAGCTGCGCGCACTCGGCGCACGCGCGCTTCCGGTCGCCGTCGACCTGTCGCATCCGGAGTCGCCCGCGCTGGCCGTCAACCGGGTGCGGGCCGGCCTCGGGCCGATCCAGGCCGTGGTCGCCAGCCACGCGCACTCCGTCGACAGCGGGCTGCTCGACACCACTGTGGACGCTTTCGACGCGCACTTCGCGGTGAACACCCGTGGCACCTGGCTTCTGATGAAGGCGTTCGCCGAGCAGTTCCCGTCCGAGCTGTCGGGACTCGGGCGGATCATCGCCCTGACGAGCGACCACACAGCGCACAATCTCCCGTACGGCGCGAGCAAGGGCGCCCTGGACCGCATCGTGAAGGCCGCAGCCGTCGAGCTCGGCCAGCGGGGGATCACGGCGAACCTCGTCAACCCGGGACCGATCGACACCGGATGGATGACGCCCGACCTCGCCGAGTCGCTCGCGGCCGAGACCGCGCTCGGTCGCCTCGGCCGGCCCGAGGACACCGCCGACCTCGTCGCGTTCCTCCTGTCCGAGAGCGGCGGCTGGATCAACGGCCAGCTCCTCCACTCCAACGGCGGCTTCCACCTCGGCGTCTGA
- a CDS encoding amino acid ABC transporter ATP-binding protein, translating to MTDTKTPMVLAEGVSKSFGSNEVLKSIDLKVNPGEVLCIIGPSGSGKSTFLRCINHLERVDAGRLSVDGEVVGYRQHGDKLYELKPKEAARQRREIGMVFQRFNLFPHMTALENIIEAPIRVKGLSKAKAVERATELLARVGLSDKGDHYPSQLSGGQQQRVAIARALAMDPKLMLFDEPTSALDPELVGEVLDVMKGLAASGMTMVVVTHEMGFAREVADELVFMDGGVVVESGDPREVLSNPQHQRTQAFLSKVL from the coding sequence ATGACCGACACGAAGACCCCCATGGTGCTGGCCGAAGGCGTCTCGAAGAGCTTCGGCTCGAACGAGGTGCTCAAGAGCATTGACCTCAAGGTCAACCCGGGCGAGGTGCTGTGCATCATCGGCCCGTCGGGCTCCGGCAAGTCGACCTTCCTGCGCTGCATCAACCACCTGGAGCGCGTGGACGCCGGCCGGCTCTCGGTCGATGGCGAGGTGGTCGGCTACCGGCAGCACGGCGACAAGCTGTACGAGCTGAAGCCGAAGGAGGCCGCCCGGCAGCGTCGCGAGATCGGGATGGTGTTCCAGCGGTTCAACCTGTTCCCGCACATGACGGCGCTGGAGAACATCATCGAGGCGCCCATCCGCGTGAAGGGCCTCTCAAAGGCGAAGGCGGTGGAGCGCGCGACCGAGCTGCTCGCCCGCGTCGGACTGAGCGACAAGGGCGACCACTACCCGTCGCAGTTGTCCGGCGGTCAGCAGCAGCGCGTCGCGATCGCGCGTGCGCTCGCGATGGACCCCAAGCTGATGCTGTTCGACGAGCCGACCTCGGCGCTCGACCCCGAGCTCGTCGGCGAAGTGCTGGATGTGATGAAGGGCCTGGCCGCCAGCGGTATGACCATGGTGGTCGTGACGCACGAGATGGGCTTCGCCCGCGAGGTCGCGGACGAGCTGGTCTTCATGGACGGCGGCGTCGTCGTCGAGTCGGGCGACCCGCGCGAAGTGCTCAGCAACCCGCAGCACCAGCGGACGCAGGCGTTCCTCTCGAAGGTGCTCTAG
- a CDS encoding amino acid ABC transporter permease has translation MSQSNTARPATGSVPSPGGTRSEPIKAIKLRHPWRIVFAAILILLLVWFIVDASQREAYGWQYVGKYVFDKRISAAALVTLQLTIYSMIIGVVLGLVLAVMRLSPNPVVKSVAWLYLWIFRGTPVYVQLVFWGLFSLIYPQIFLGVPWTNIGVDLNLGFMQNAFIIAVIGLALNEAAYMAEIVRAGLLSVDEGQEEAATALGMSWWQTMTRIVIPQAMRVIIPPTGNEVISMLKTTSLVAAIPLTTDLYGVARDISAVTYTPIPLLIVASLWYLLFTSLLMTGQYFLEKRFSRGVNARRPDRNEPALATGALPAAGAPDGNDLGGKG, from the coding sequence ATGTCACAGAGCAACACCGCCCGGCCGGCGACGGGATCCGTCCCGTCGCCGGGCGGGACCCGTTCCGAGCCGATCAAGGCGATCAAGCTCCGGCACCCCTGGCGCATCGTCTTCGCGGCGATCCTCATCCTCCTGCTGGTCTGGTTCATCGTGGACGCCTCCCAGCGCGAGGCCTACGGCTGGCAGTACGTCGGCAAGTACGTCTTCGACAAGCGCATCAGTGCTGCTGCGCTCGTGACCCTCCAGCTGACGATCTACTCGATGATCATCGGCGTGGTGCTCGGCCTCGTGCTCGCGGTCATGCGCCTGTCGCCGAACCCGGTCGTGAAATCGGTCGCCTGGCTGTACCTGTGGATCTTCCGCGGCACCCCGGTCTATGTGCAGCTGGTCTTCTGGGGCCTGTTCTCGCTGATCTACCCGCAGATCTTCCTCGGCGTGCCGTGGACGAACATCGGCGTGGATCTGAACCTCGGCTTCATGCAGAACGCGTTCATCATCGCCGTGATCGGCCTGGCGCTCAACGAGGCCGCCTACATGGCGGAGATCGTACGCGCCGGCCTGCTCTCGGTCGACGAGGGCCAGGAGGAGGCGGCGACCGCGCTCGGCATGTCGTGGTGGCAGACGATGACCCGCATCGTCATCCCGCAGGCCATGCGCGTTATCATCCCGCCGACCGGCAACGAGGTGATCTCGATGCTGAAGACGACCTCGCTGGTGGCGGCGATCCCGCTGACGACCGACCTCTACGGTGTCGCACGCGACATCTCGGCGGTCACGTACACGCCCATCCCGCTGCTCATCGTGGCGTCGCTCTGGTACCTGCTCTTCACCTCCCTGCTGATGACGGGGCAGTACTTCCTGGAGAAGCGGTTCTCGCGCGGCGTCAACGCGCGCCGCCCCGACCGCAACGAACCGGCCCTCGCGACCGGCGCGCTCCCCGCGGCCGGTGCACCGGACGGCAACGACCTCGGAGGCAAGGGATGA
- a CDS encoding ABC transporter substrate-binding protein produces MRIRTAAPIAAVAAVAALALSGCVDNSTPSGSSTSSSVSDVKKDDTLAGQLPQKIKDAGKLVVGMDNTYPPNEFKDDNAQPVGWEVDLAKAIGDKLGVKTEFAIAKFDNIIPSITGGKDDYGMSSFTDTTEREQQVDFVNYYSAGILWAAQKGKNIDPDNACGLKVAVQSTTYEDTDEVPAKSKKCTDEGKPAIQALRYDTQDDATNAVILGKADALSADSPVTLYAISKSNGKLEAAGKTFDEAPYGLPVKKDSELTPVLQKAVQALIDDGTYKKILDKWGVADGAVESAEVNAASKG; encoded by the coding sequence ATGCGCATTCGTACCGCGGCCCCCATCGCCGCAGTCGCCGCCGTTGCAGCGCTCGCGCTCAGCGGTTGCGTCGACAACAGCACCCCGTCCGGCAGCTCAACGTCGAGCTCCGTCTCGGACGTGAAGAAGGACGACACCCTCGCCGGACAGCTGCCGCAGAAGATCAAGGACGCCGGCAAGCTCGTCGTCGGCATGGACAACACGTACCCGCCGAACGAGTTCAAGGACGACAACGCCCAGCCCGTCGGCTGGGAGGTCGACCTCGCCAAGGCGATCGGTGACAAGCTCGGCGTGAAGACGGAGTTCGCGATCGCGAAGTTCGACAACATCATCCCGAGCATCACCGGCGGCAAGGACGACTACGGCATGTCGTCGTTCACCGACACCACCGAGCGCGAGCAGCAGGTCGACTTCGTCAACTACTACTCGGCCGGCATCCTCTGGGCCGCCCAGAAGGGCAAGAACATCGACCCGGACAACGCCTGCGGTCTGAAGGTCGCCGTCCAGTCGACGACCTACGAGGACACCGACGAGGTCCCCGCCAAGTCGAAGAAGTGCACGGACGAGGGCAAGCCCGCCATCCAGGCGCTCCGCTACGACACGCAGGACGACGCGACCAACGCGGTCATCCTCGGCAAGGCCGACGCCCTCAGCGCTGACTCGCCCGTCACCCTGTACGCGATCTCCAAGTCGAACGGCAAGCTCGAGGCCGCCGGCAAGACCTTCGACGAGGCGCCCTACGGCCTCCCCGTCAAGAAGGACTCGGAGCTCACCCCGGTGCTGCAGAAGGCCGTCCAGGCTCTCATCGACGACGGCACCTACAAGAAGATCCTCGACAAGTGGGGCGTCGCCGACGGCGCCGTCGAGTCTGCCGAGGTCAACGCGGCCTCGAAGGGCTGA
- a CDS encoding sulfurtransferase: MATEISPLITAAALDVALGAESLWSGAGRRRSAWRVLDVRWKLGGPPGREEFERGHIPGAVYVDLDTELAGHGEPTDGRHPLPSQDAFQEAARRWGLGDGDSVVVYDDASGSSAARAWWLLRHAGVRDVRVLDGGIAAWRDAGMPLEKGPGATPIPGSIHVQFGALPTLDGDAAAALAVAADAVLLDARAGERFRGEVEPVDPRPGHIPGAVSAPTTDNVDADGRMLPADALAERFRGLGIDADTPVGVYCGSGVTAAHEALAMVIAGLPLPALYAGSYSAWSNDPERPVVTGA; this comes from the coding sequence ATGGCAACGGAGATCTCTCCGCTGATCACCGCCGCCGCGCTGGACGTCGCTCTCGGGGCTGAATCCCTGTGGAGCGGCGCCGGCCGGCGGCGTTCGGCGTGGCGCGTGCTCGACGTCCGCTGGAAGCTGGGCGGACCGCCCGGCCGCGAGGAGTTCGAGCGCGGGCACATCCCGGGCGCGGTGTACGTCGACCTGGACACCGAGCTGGCCGGTCACGGCGAGCCCACCGATGGCCGGCACCCGCTCCCGTCGCAGGACGCCTTCCAGGAGGCGGCGCGGCGCTGGGGACTCGGCGACGGCGACTCGGTCGTCGTCTACGACGACGCCTCCGGCAGCTCGGCCGCGCGGGCGTGGTGGCTGCTGCGCCACGCGGGCGTGCGTGACGTCCGCGTGCTCGACGGCGGGATCGCCGCCTGGCGCGACGCCGGGATGCCGCTCGAGAAGGGGCCCGGCGCTACGCCGATCCCTGGCAGCATCCACGTGCAGTTCGGCGCGCTTCCGACCCTCGACGGCGACGCCGCCGCAGCCCTCGCCGTCGCGGCGGACGCCGTGTTGCTGGACGCGCGCGCGGGCGAACGCTTCCGCGGCGAGGTGGAGCCGGTCGATCCGCGACCCGGTCACATCCCGGGTGCCGTCAGCGCACCCACCACGGACAACGTCGACGCCGATGGACGGATGCTACCCGCCGACGCGCTGGCGGAGCGGTTCCGCGGCCTCGGCATCGACGCCGACACGCCCGTCGGCGTGTACTGCGGATCGGGCGTCACGGCCGCCCACGAAGCCCTCGCCATGGTCATCGCCGGGCTGCCGCTGCCGGCTCTGTACGCGGGCTCCTACTCGGCCTGGTCGAACGACCCGGAGCGGCCGGTCGTTACGGGAGCGTGA
- a CDS encoding ribonucleotide-diphosphate reductase subunit beta, which translates to MGILGTGIEEGLLLKPVTYQWAMDLYDQAVANTWFPNEIQLGEDIADFKRMTDEERHAVTFLMSYFNPNELLVNKALAFGVYPYINAAEAHLYLAKQMWEEANHCMSFEYVLETFPIDREQAYNSHVDVPSMAKKEEFEVRFIKRMTEQALDITTTEGKQDFIRNLVAYNVILEGIWFYSGFMVALSFRQRNLLRNFGSLIDWVVRDESLHLKFGINLILTVLEENPDLQTPEFAAEIRQMILDAVEMEEQYNRDLLPGGILGLNANYINQYVKYLADRRLEELGFEAEYKVSNPAKWMATANDTLELVNFFESTNTSYESNAKASTGR; encoded by the coding sequence ATGGGGATTCTGGGAACGGGAATCGAAGAGGGCCTGCTGCTCAAGCCGGTCACGTACCAGTGGGCGATGGACCTCTACGACCAGGCCGTCGCGAACACCTGGTTCCCGAACGAGATCCAGCTCGGTGAGGACATCGCCGACTTCAAGCGGATGACCGACGAGGAGCGCCACGCGGTCACCTTCCTGATGAGCTACTTCAACCCGAACGAGCTGCTCGTCAACAAGGCCCTCGCCTTCGGCGTCTACCCCTACATCAACGCGGCCGAGGCGCACCTCTACCTCGCGAAGCAGATGTGGGAGGAGGCGAACCACTGCATGTCGTTCGAGTACGTCCTCGAGACGTTCCCGATCGATCGCGAGCAGGCCTACAACTCCCACGTCGACGTGCCGTCGATGGCGAAGAAGGAGGAGTTCGAGGTCCGCTTCATCAAGCGGATGACCGAGCAGGCGCTCGACATCACGACGACCGAGGGCAAGCAGGACTTCATCCGCAACCTGGTGGCGTACAACGTCATCCTCGAGGGGATCTGGTTCTACTCGGGCTTCATGGTGGCGCTCTCGTTCCGCCAGCGGAACCTGCTGCGCAACTTCGGCTCGCTCATCGACTGGGTGGTGCGCGACGAGTCGCTGCACCTCAAGTTCGGCATCAATCTCATCCTCACGGTGCTGGAGGAGAACCCGGACCTGCAGACGCCGGAGTTCGCCGCCGAGATCCGTCAGATGATCCTGGACGCCGTCGAGATGGAGGAGCAGTACAACCGCGACCTCCTCCCGGGCGGCATCCTGGGCCTGAACGCGAACTACATCAACCAGTACGTGAAGTACCTGGCCGACCGCCGGCTGGAGGAGCTGGGCTTCGAGGCCGAGTACAAGGTCTCCAACCCGGCCAAGTGGATGGCGACCGCCAACGACACGCTGGAGCTGGTGAACTTCTTCGAGTCCACCAACACCTCCTACGAGTCGAACGCCAAGGCCTCCACCGGTCGCTGA